TTGTTCGGCACCAACCCGATTGCCTTTGCTGCGCCGCGCGCCAACGGCGAGCCAGTGGTGTTCGACATGGCCACCAGCGCCATCGCCCACGGCGACGTTCAGCTGGCAGCATTGGCAGGCAAGGAGCTAGCGCCTGGCACGGGAGTAGATCGCAACGGCAACCCAACCAATGATCCGCGTGAAGTGCTGGAGGGCGGCGCCCTGCTCACCTTCGGTGGCTACAAAGGCTCGGCCCTGTCGATGATGGTGGAGTTGCTGGCGGCAGGTCTGACGGGGGGGAATTTCTCATTCGAGTTCGACTGGAGCCAGCACCCCGGCGCCAAAACCCCATGGACAGGGCAACTGCTGATCGTGATTGACCCCGGCAAAACCACCGGCGCGGCTTTCGCCAATCGTTGCGAAACGTTGGTTGAGCGCATGCAGGGTGTCGGGCAAACACGTATGCCCGGGCAGAACCGCCATCAGAACCGCGCCAAGGCGCTGGTAGAAGGCGTCAGCCTGAAAGCCGAAGAGCTGGCCCAACTGCGCGAGCTGGCTGGGCTGGCCTGATCTGCGATAGTTAAGCACAGGCTTCTGATTGCTTAATTCAGCAGCCTGCTTGCTTACAGCGTGCTCTAGCAGATCAGTTCTTCGAAAATATCTGCTCCGCGCTCACTGACCAACCGGTGAGCACAGTTCAATCAAAATACCAGCCGGGCAGCGTACGTACGACACCACTTGCCCCCATGGTTTCTGACTCACCGGTGCATGCTCGCTGGCACCGGCTGCCAGCGCTTTTTCATGGGCGGCGTGAACATCATCCGTCACCAGCGCGATCTCAATACCCAGTGGCTTCTCCTGTGAATCGGTGAACTGATAGCCGCCATGAGCGTTACTGTTGGCTAGCGCATGGCTGGCAAACGCCAGCACAGTCCCGCCGGTTTCCAGCTCACCATAGTCACCGCCGTCCGCAATAAAACGTGTCGCCAACCCAAAAGCGAGATTAAAGAACGCCAGCGTTTCGGCCACGTCCGCCACGTAAATTATGGTGTACCCAAATTTCATTTGTTCTGTCCTTGATTGCCACTCATTTCGGCTACAGGGTTTGGTGAGATATCCGATCAGCACGACCGAAAAGTGGTCAAGAAAATACCTCTGCAGCGGTTAGAAGCACTGGCTTCTCTTAACGGAATGCTATCACGCACACCTAACGCACTTATTTAGTGCGCACGAAACACGTTTGCCCTCGGCATCTGTTACCACTCACCACATTCCTCATCTGCTGCACCCTCATCTTTTCAGCCGAATCATGGCCAGAGCAGTCTGTACCGCCGCTGAGCAGAAATGGCACACAGTTTGCCTAAATACTCAGGGGAATAAGCACCGTCTTATTAAGTAGGTGCACGTTTTATGCAAGCAGATAACAGCCGTTTGCTTTATCTGGATTGTGAACATTGGGGAGAAGTATGGCTGAGCAGTTCGGGTCACAAGCGTTTCTGCAATTCACCAACGTCAAGAAGACTTACGATCACAAGACACTGGTAGTTAAAGACTTCAACCTGAATGTAGCCAAAGGAGAATTCATCACCCTGCTTGGGCCATCCGGCTCCGGCAAGACCACCTGCCTGATGATGCTCGCCGGTTTTGAAGATGTGACCAGCGGCGAAATTCTTATCAACAGCCGCAACGTCACCAGCATCGCGCCCTACGATCGCAACATCGGCATGGTGTTTCAGCAGTACGCACTGTTCCCGCACATGACCATCCGCGAGAACCTCGCCTACCCGCTGCAACTGCGCAA
The Pseudomonas mendocina DNA segment above includes these coding regions:
- a CDS encoding VOC family protein — translated: MKFGYTIIYVADVAETLAFFNLAFGLATRFIADGGDYGELETGGTVLAFASHALANSNAHGGYQFTDSQEKPLGIEIALVTDDVHAAHEKALAAGASEHAPVSQKPWGQVVSYVRCPAGILIELCSPVGQ
- a CDS encoding Ldh family oxidoreductase, producing the protein MSLATIPFEELQNLLAQIFVRHGTSQRVAEVLAHNCASAQRDGAHSHGVFRIPGYLSSLGSGWVNGKAEPVVTDTAPSYINVDAGGGFAQPALAAARQLLVDKARENGIALLAIHNSHHFAALWPDVEPFAEEGLIAISVVNSMTCVVPHGAQKPLFGTNPIAFAAPRANGEPVVFDMATSAIAHGDVQLAALAGKELAPGTGVDRNGNPTNDPREVLEGGALLTFGGYKGSALSMMVELLAAGLTGGNFSFEFDWSQHPGAKTPWTGQLLIVIDPGKTTGAAFANRCETLVERMQGVGQTRMPGQNRHQNRAKALVEGVSLKAEELAQLRELAGLA